From the genome of Schaalia dentiphila ATCC 17982, one region includes:
- a CDS encoding bifunctional metallophosphatase/5'-nucleotidase, giving the protein MRRPWTRLALASAAALTLASLPAAALAAPPGADAPITLDLYNLTDVHGHIQQVAKKGTVREAGLPAMNCYLKKARATNPNSSFTLLGDNIGASPYISGALKDNPTIAALNTMDPLASTIGNHELDMGQAVFKQRVDGSNPSEFVQATFPYLGANIEGMGTYGDGTPYLGDYKLWTSPSGMKVAFIGAIAQDVPYKLSPGTTAGLTFTDPIKRINDLAAELKGSGKADVVIAMLDDDVKNNYTKVGKDVDGLMGGDTHVPYEFDHVNSHERFDSANPLLAGIASGSYTDNLGLIRLTIDPVTRQVTSADSILIPAAEVAQCGSDPDTQAIVDQAESDSKEAGKRVVATGYTEAFRRGVFTTPEGATDPGSNRGIESSLGDLVADSLRETILTPDGKSVDIGMIMAGGLRADLVPNEDGTITYAQTYEVMPFSDELGYVTLKGSDVKDALEQQWKTDLNSQNSRPMLKLGLSSNVRYTYDPAKPYGQRITSVTINGEPLKADATYTVGSVSFLLEGGDSFEALTRGGAATTNGNLDRDSFNAYLGAHSGGRARSVQAEGGLSPREAKSSIGLTLPTEAVADGSTVTIPLRGLSFSEGPSITSKVRVSAGGAQAVAEVDNSLVDAHASDAASVITTDGAGQASVDVTVVGACEGKAAGEVVNVPVTVATDFATVVEAGDGLTIPVTCAGDSAAQPSPTPDAGGDATPSAPTPSASPSPSAKRGGLARTGAYAEALLGAAAIAAIGGAGVLARRRANRYQSEN; this is encoded by the coding sequence ATGCGCAGACCATGGACACGCCTCGCCCTCGCTTCGGCGGCCGCCCTGACCCTGGCCTCCCTGCCGGCTGCCGCGCTCGCGGCTCCGCCAGGTGCCGACGCGCCGATCACCCTGGACCTCTACAACCTCACGGACGTGCACGGACACATCCAGCAGGTCGCCAAGAAGGGCACAGTGCGCGAGGCGGGGCTGCCCGCGATGAACTGCTACCTGAAGAAGGCACGCGCGACGAACCCCAATTCCTCGTTCACTCTGCTGGGCGACAATATCGGCGCGTCCCCCTACATCTCCGGCGCGCTGAAGGACAACCCGACCATCGCGGCCCTCAACACGATGGATCCGCTGGCCTCGACGATCGGCAACCACGAGCTGGACATGGGGCAGGCTGTCTTCAAGCAGCGCGTAGACGGCTCCAACCCGAGCGAGTTCGTGCAGGCCACCTTCCCGTACCTGGGAGCCAACATCGAGGGCATGGGTACCTACGGGGACGGCACGCCCTACCTCGGGGACTACAAGCTGTGGACGTCACCGTCGGGCATGAAGGTAGCTTTTATCGGCGCGATCGCTCAGGACGTTCCCTACAAACTCAGTCCTGGAACGACGGCCGGCCTGACCTTCACGGACCCCATCAAGCGCATCAATGACCTGGCAGCCGAGCTCAAGGGCAGTGGGAAGGCCGACGTCGTCATTGCGATGCTCGACGACGACGTGAAGAACAACTACACGAAGGTCGGCAAGGACGTCGACGGTCTGATGGGCGGGGATACGCACGTGCCCTACGAGTTCGACCACGTCAACTCCCACGAGCGTTTCGACTCGGCCAACCCCCTGCTGGCGGGTATCGCGTCGGGCTCATACACGGACAATCTGGGACTCATCCGTCTGACGATCGATCCCGTGACGCGTCAGGTCACGAGTGCTGACTCGATCCTCATTCCGGCCGCAGAGGTTGCCCAGTGCGGCTCGGACCCCGACACCCAGGCGATCGTCGACCAAGCTGAGTCCGACTCGAAGGAAGCCGGGAAGCGCGTCGTCGCTACGGGCTACACAGAGGCCTTCAGGCGCGGCGTCTTTACGACGCCCGAGGGGGCCACGGACCCCGGATCGAACCGAGGCATCGAATCCTCCCTGGGCGACCTGGTGGCGGATTCCCTGCGCGAAACGATCCTGACCCCGGATGGAAAGAGCGTTGACATCGGCATGATCATGGCGGGCGGCCTGCGTGCCGACCTGGTGCCGAACGAGGACGGCACGATCACCTACGCGCAGACGTATGAGGTCATGCCTTTCTCCGATGAGCTGGGATACGTCACCCTGAAGGGATCGGACGTCAAGGACGCGCTCGAGCAGCAGTGGAAGACGGACCTGAACTCACAGAACTCCAGGCCGATGCTCAAGCTGGGCCTCTCCTCGAACGTGCGATACACCTACGACCCAGCCAAACCCTATGGCCAGCGCATCACGTCGGTGACGATCAACGGTGAGCCGCTGAAGGCCGACGCGACGTACACGGTCGGCTCCGTGTCCTTCCTGCTGGAGGGTGGCGACTCCTTCGAGGCCCTGACCCGCGGGGGAGCTGCCACGACGAACGGCAACCTGGACCGCGATTCCTTCAACGCCTATCTGGGCGCGCACTCGGGAGGCCGGGCCCGTTCGGTCCAGGCTGAGGGAGGGCTGAGCCCGCGCGAGGCCAAGTCCTCCATCGGCCTGACCCTGCCCACCGAAGCGGTGGCCGACGGCTCGACGGTGACGATTCCGCTGCGCGGCCTGTCCTTCTCCGAGGGGCCCTCCATCACCTCGAAAGTGCGCGTGAGCGCCGGGGGAGCGCAGGCCGTGGCCGAGGTCGACAACTCCCTCGTGGACGCGCACGCCTCCGACGCCGCCTCGGTCATCACGACGGATGGCGCGGGACAGGCGAGCGTGGACGTGACGGTCGTGGGTGCCTGCGAGGGCAAGGCGGCCGGCGAGGTCGTGAACGTCCCTGTCACGGTCGCCACCGACTTCGCGACGGTCGTCGAGGCCGGGGATGGCCTCACGATCCCCGTGACCTGCGCCGGAGACAGTGCCGCCCAGCCGTCCCCGACCCCCGACGCCGGTGGTGACGCGACGCCGAGTGCTCCGACGCCCTCCGCCTCGCCCAGCCCGAGTGCTAAGCGGGGCGGGCTGGCCCGCACCGGTGCCTACGCCGAGGCGCTGCTCGGCGCGGCGGCCATCGCCGCGATCGGCGGCGCGGGGGTTCTCGCTCGTCGACGTGCGAATCGTTACCAAAGTGAGAACTAG